The stretch of DNA CGTCAAGACCGGAAAGCGCGATCAGGCCGCAGGGTATTCCTGCGACATCTATCACACGAAAGACAAGTCGGACGGCAGCACCGGCGAGCTCTGCATCGCGAGGGGGATCGGGAATGCGGCCATGTTGGGAATGATGAGCGCACAAGCGGGAGGCGCCTCGTTGCTGCCGGGGTGGATGCGTGAGCTCTTCAAGGACGGCGGGTTTCCGATCAAGGGCGTGGATCGTGATGCCAAGGGGAATGAGGAGGCTCGCTGGGAAGTGATAAAAATCGAAAAGAAAAGTCTCGACGATAGGTTGTTCCTCCCTCCCGCCGACTATAAGAAACAGGATATGGCGGTGATCAGGCAGCCATTCGATGGTGCGATGAAAGAGGGGCGTTCTCCGGCGGACCGGTAAGGCTGCTGGTTGCCGGCCGCCACCCCACCCCCGTATTGACAGAATTTTTCGAGGAGCGTAGAGAGGATTTGCGGCCCGATTGCATCGTGGTAGCTGGGAGACCGGACAGACCGCGCGGCTGCCGTCTAGATCTCCCACTGATTCCCGCAACAGAGAGGAGGGTGGACGATGAACGATATGACTCCACCTGGCCCGTGTGGCCTGCCGAATTGAAGGCAGGTGTCTCGTCGGTTCTGCCGGTCGGTTCTCTCTTGGCTATGCCTCATGGCATTGAAGGCGCACGGAGGTCCCTCATTGCGTCATGCCTCTCAGCGGAGGACTGGTCGTGGTTTCTCTATCTTGCCTGTGGATGACAGGCTGTGTTTCTCTGGCGAGATGTTCCTGCCTCACGTTCGATTCGGCAGGTCTTTACGGGCCGCGACATGACGAACAGCACTCGGCGTCCTAAGCGCCACCCGGGGGCTCCTGTCCACGCAGGGGCCCTTGTCGGTGAGAGATCTCAAGCAGTCCGCCAGTTCAGGATAGATGACCAGGGCCAATTTCCCTATTGACAGGATTTTCTAAGGAGCGTAAGAGGGGAGAGTGTATTCCAAGGGCTGTGTTAACCGTGACGAGGCGATGGACAGTGCGCGCCTGTTCGGGAGACCTCGCCACTCCTCAACCGGGGAGGGTCACACATGGAAGAACTTACGCCACCGGATTAGAACGGCCCGCAGAGTCGCGGGTGACCTGATCGTCGGTCGTGGTTGACGGATCCTTCGCGGGCTTGTGCCTCTCGGCACTATCCGATAATCGGATAACAGCCACAAAAAAAGAGAAGGATTCGATCTAAACACGAGGCACACAAGTTCCCGGGGTAGATTACCCCCCGACGGATATCCTGACACCCCGTCTTCTCGAACGGGTCCCGAGTCTCCGATCACATCATCGATTTTTTCGGCGTCCCAAGCGCCATCCACGGGCGACCTCCCACCGCAGTGTAGGGTCGCCCGTGGCATTTTATCGTCCTGGCCCTCCCATCTTGTTCAGACCTTCTTCCATGGCATACAGTCGTCCGAACTGTTCAGCGCAGATCACGCGTTGAGCCATGGAGGTGCCTATGTCTTTTCTGGATGTGTTCGTCCGTGGAGATTTCATCAACCCTGCGACATGGGTCGGGGCTGTGTTTTACGCATGCTTCTTCATTCTGGTCGCCTGGTTTTTGGCTCGTACGATCAAGCTGGGGGTGCGCCGGGCCGGAGTTCTCTTGAAACATCAGGCCGCGTCGACGCTGTTGATCAGGCTAGGGCAGATCGTGGTCTACACCTTGGCGGTCATTTTCTATTTTCATACGATTCCGCAACTGCATTCCGTGGGCACGGCCTTGCTGGCCAGTGCCGGAGTGACGTCGATTCTCTTCGGGTTTGCCGCGCAGACGACGCTCAGTAATCTGGTGTCAGGCTTCGCGTTGCTGTTCTATCATCCGTTCGAGGTGGGCGATCGTGTGCAGCTCTCGGCGCCGACCGGCCTTGAGACGGGGGTGATTGATGCCATGACGATGGGGTATATCCTGGTGAAGACGGGCGACGGCCGCGACATCGTGGTGCCCAATAGCGTTGCGGCGGTGCAGATCGTGGTGAAGCTGGCTTCGTAGAAGAAGCGCTTCTGGCGAATGGCGTATCGCCCAGATCAGTGACCGGACCGTTCTCTTTCCGAGCCATAGGCCATGAGCCATCTGCCTCGTGGCGTGCTCAGATGCGGTCGGGAAAGTCGGAGACGATTCCGTCCACGCCCATCTCACGCATACGTTGGATGTCGTGCCGTTCGTTCACGGTGTAGGTGAAGACCTGCGTTCCGAGGTTGTGGTAGGTCTGGAGCAACAGGGGTGTGACGGTCGAATAGTGGAGTCCGACGTGAGTTGCCGCTACGGCAACGACATCTGCGACGGGGTCCTGAGGAAGGTGGCGAGGGTGCAAGACCATCAACTTCGCCTCGGGATCGACTTGCCGAAGGCGACGGAGTTCTGAGATGAGAAAGGACGCATAGATCAACGTGCCGGGGAAGCCGGTGCGTTTCACGATCGCGCAGGCCTCGTTTCCAATTCCTTCTACTTTCAGTTCGAGAATCATCCCGATGGCTCCCCCGGCGATGTCCAACGCTTCCTCCAACGTCGGTACGCGTTGCCAATTGCCCGCGTCCAGTCGTTGGATCTGCTCGAGTGACAACTCGGCCACGTGACCGGGTTTATTGGTGGTGCGATCGATGGTCTCGTCGTGTAACAGCACGAGATGACCGTCGTTGGTTGCGCGCAGGTCGATTTCGACGAAATCTGCGTGAAAGGATCGGGCTTTCCAAATCGCGGCGAGCGTATTCTCAGGGGCGTGGCCGGCGGCTCCCCGATGACCGATGCGAAGGACGGTGGCGATAGCGACCTCGCGTAAGATGGCCTGGGAGAATCCTCCCCGATTTCCTACAGACGGTTTGCGGGGGGAGGGGCTTTCTTTTCGAACCCCATTTCCCTACCATATTTCGCGTCAGTCTGCAAAGCATCTCCGCAGTCAGAGGGCAAGTCGTTGGTGACGGAGGCGTCGACGAGAGCGAATGATGAGGCAGAACACGTTCCCCTACGGGTGATTTCTTAGCGAGTCGCCGTGCGTGAAAGGAGGCTGCCATGCTTGTCCAAGATGTGATGTCCACCGGTGTGGTCACAGCCAGACGAAACGAATCCGTGCGTTCCGTGGTCACCAAGATGCTCAGTCGTCATTGCGGCGCGATTCCGGTCGTGGAGGACGGCGAGTTGTTGATCGGCCTGGTGACGTTGCGCGATGTCTTGATCCCCCTCTATCCCAATTACGGCGAATATATTCATGACAATGTGCACAGTCGGGATTTTATTGAGATGGAGGATGCGTATGCGGATGTCCTGACCCAGCGGGTCGAGGAGGTCATGAGTGTGAATCCATTGACGGTGACGCCACGGACTCCCGTGCTGGAAGCGGCATCGTATATGGGCGTGAAGAATTTTCGACGCATTCCGGTGGTCGAGAAAGGCACATTGGTCGGGATGGTCAGTGTGGGGGATATTAATCGAGGGTTGTTCTTTGAGCGCGGACATGCTGCATTGGAGCACCAACGTGCGGCGCAGCCCTCAGGGTACTAGGGCGGTTGCGGGACAGAACGGGCAGCTCGTAGAATAGCGCCTTCTCGAAACCACTGACGATTGTCACCGTCTGCGAAGGAGATGTCATGAGTCTGGCCGACAAGAAATGTATTCCCTGCCGGGGCGGGGTCCCTCCCCTCCCTGCAGAGCGTACGGAATCGTTGCTGCAGGAATTGGGACGCGGGTGGTCACTCAATACCCAGGGCCATCTGGAGCGGTTGTATACGTTTAAGGATTTCGCACAGTCGCTGGATTTTGCAAATAAGGTCGGGGTCGTGGCTGAAGCCGAGGGCCATCATCCGGATCTATATGTGGCGTGGGGTAAATGTAAGGTCGAGATCTGGACGCACAAAATCAATGGACTCACGGAGAGTGATTTTTATCTGGCCGCCAAAGCGGATCGTGAATTTGACCCGTTCCGGGCTGGAGCCTAACCCGGACCAGTCATGGCGCATGTACTGCGACAACCGATCTCCTCGCCCGGCGCGAACGTTTTCGCTCGTCCTCCTCGATGGCTCGCGGTATTTTCCCCTGCGTCGCCCTCTCCGCAGGCGCTCGTGGCGCGTCTCGTGGTCGATCGTTTCGTGAGGAGGTTCATCGCATATCCTGCTGTATGCCCTGCCCTGTGCCGACCAGACTGGGGTGCGTATGAGTAATGTTCAGGTCCAGGTGGCGCTCGTCAATATGCCCTTCAGTTTTTCGAAGTATCCCTCGATTCAATTGGGGACACTCTCGGCGTTGCTGAAGTCGAGAGGTGTGGCGGTCGATTGCCACCACTTGAATGTGCGATTCGCGCATAAGATCGGAATTCCGCTCTACGAATCGATTTGTGAGAAACGCGCCCTGTTCGGTGAGTGGCTGTTCTCCTATCTCCTGTTTCGCGATAACCCCCAACGGGCCGACTATCCGCGAGTGTTCAAACCGGTGTTTGAGCAGATTGCCCGGGAGAGCGGCCAACCGGTCTCGTTCTTCGAGGAGATGGCCACGCGGACGGCGCCGCAATTCCTGACGGGGGCGATGACCGGCATCGACTGGGGTCAGTACAAAATCGTGGGGTTTACATCCACCTTTGATCAAAACGTCGCCAGCCTGACCATGGCGAAGCTGATCAAGGATTTGTATCCGGATGTGACAATCGTATTCGGTGGCGCCAACTACGATGGTGAGATGGGCTTGGAGTATTTTCGGGCGTTCCCGTTCATCGACCATGTGGTGGTTGGTGAAGGCGAGGTGACGTTTCCCGCGTTAGTCGACCATGTGCTGAGCGGATCGATTGGCCCCTGCCCCAAAGGCGTGACGTACCGGGAGAATGGCGAGATTCGTTATGAGCCGAATACGGCACTTTTTACGGAATTTGCGCACACCGGTCCGCCGGACTACGACGACTATTATCATCTCCTGGCTGAGCTCGGTACCGAAGCGTCGCGTGGACTGGATCGCATTCTCTTGTACGAAGGCTCACGCGGTTGTTGGTGGGGAGAAAAACACCATTGCACTTTCTGCGGACTGAATGCGCAGAGCATGAAGTTCCGCGCCAAGTCGTCCGAACAAGTCGCTCGTGAGATGGCGTTTTTGTCGAGTCGGTACGATACGACACGGTTCCGGCTTGTGGACAACATCATCGATATGAAATATGTCGAGCACCTGTTCGGCAGCTTCGCCCAGGAGCGCCGCGACCTGGATGTGTTCATTGAAACCAAGAGCAATCTGCAGAAGAGTCAGATCCGAACGCTGGCCGTAGGGGGCGTGAAGTGCATGCAGCCCGGTTTGGAAAGCCTCAGCCTGACTCAGTTGAAGGCGATGGATAAGGGCGTGACGCCCATGCAGAATCTAGTCTGCCTGAAATGGTGCTTCTACTATCGCGTGGCGGTGTCGTGGAATATCCTGCTCGGATTTCCGGGCGAGACCAACGATGACTATCGTCGGCAGATTGCTCTCCTCCCCTCTCTCTTTCACCTGCAGCCGCCGGAAGGAGCTGGGAAGTTCTGGCTGGAGCGGTTCAGCCCCTACTACACGCGTCCGCACGAATACGGCATCCGCATCGCTGGCCCGGGCATGGCCTATTCGCATGTCTATGATTCGCGGCAGGTCGATCTTGCGAAAATCGCGTATGACTTCGAATACGAGCTCGACCAATGGTCCGTGGATCCGGAGGTGTTTCAGGAGTTGATGAGTGTCGTGGAAGAATGGCAACGGCGAGCCGCCTCTGCAGACAAGCCGTTCCTGTACTATTCGAAGGCGTTCGACTATGTGACGGTGTACGATGGGCGGACGATGACTCCGACGCGTGAACGGTTCGACTGGCCGGCGTCATTATTCATTGATCTGTGCAGCGAAGCACCGAAGTCATTGGAGCACTTGCGAAGCGCGGTTCGGGAGCGTGGTGACGTGGGGAGCGCGGCGGATGGCGTCATCCAAGAGTCGTTGGAGCGATTGACGGCGAAGCGAATTCTCTATGAAGAGCGGGGAAAGTATTTCACGCTGGCCATTCCCGAGCATCCCTATTATTAAGCGGATTCTGCGGTCGCGTCGGGTGTATCCCCTCCCCTACATCGACAGCTTCTCAGCGACGTTTCGCATTTGCACCCCGTGCACGAGGGAGGCCCCTCCCCGAATGGCGCAGGCCACGTGTGCCGCTTCGGTCATTTCTTCGATGTTGGATCCCTTTTCAAGACAGGCTTGAGTATAGGCATCGATGCAGTAGGGGCATTGCACGGCGTGGGCTACGCCGAGCGCGATCAGCGCCTTTTCCCGCTCGGTCAGCGCACCGTCGGCAAAGACGGCGCTGTAATAACTCATGAACTTCTCCCACAAGACCGGGTTGCCCTTTCCCATGTCTCCGAATTTGCCGAGATCCTTCGAGTGGTAATAGCAGTCCATGGATAACCTCTTAGGGTGAATAGGCGTGGTCCGTCCATGAGACGGATCGGTGAGCACGGTGACGGTGCGGCGTGTCGGGGGGCCGGCCTGTTAGGCATTCCCCGGCGTGGAAGGGTCTGTTTCGCCGAGGGCTTGTGAAAACCGATGTCCGACGATGGTCGTGACCTTGCTCATGAGTTCCCCGAGCTCTTTCCATTCTTCCGCACTCAAATCTGCCTTGATTTGAGGGTGCAGCGCCCATTCGGCATTGACGAGTTGTCCTTTACGTGACACGTGTACGTGTAACAATTCGACATCCCAGACGTCCTGCGGGGCGGCGGGTGCGGCGACTGGTTTTTGTGGGGGGACTTGGCTTGCCATGGTGCGTGCACTCCTTCGGTCTGACGGGTGAGGTCGGCATAATACCGTATCAAATATCGCACTGTACATGGGGAGTGTCGCGGTGTGCTCTGTTCGTGGCCGGCAATGAATCGCCGCGGGTCGGCGGCTGAACACGCTCCTGATTAGTGAGGATCAGGTTGCTGATTGATGGCGCGGAGTAAGTGGTCGTGAATGCGTCCGTTGGTGGCGACGAGTTCTTGCTCGTACAGCGAGAAGCGGCCCTTGCTGAATCCGGAGACCGTTCCACCCGCTTCTCGAAGAATGACAATGCCCGCAGCCATATCCCACGGGCTCAGTTTGACTTCCCAATATCCGTCGAACCGGCCGGCAGCCACATAGCTCAGATCGAGAGCGGCCGACCCGGTTCGGCGTATACCCTGTGCGCGGAGTGAGAGGCGAGCGAAGTGGTCGAGATTATTGTTCGTTGTGTCCCGGATGTCGTAGGCGAAGCCAGTCACCAGCAGTGATTGGTCGAGCGTCTCAATCGTCGACACGCGAAGGCGCTCGCCGTTCAGGTATGCGCCCTGTCCCAGGGCCCCTGTGAACAGTTCCCGGCGCATGGGGTCGAAAACCACTCCCACGATACATTCCCCCTCATATTCCAGCCCGATCGAGACTGAGTAGAACGGAAAGCCGTGTGCGAAGTTGGTTGTGCCGTCCAGAGGATCGATAATCCAGCAATACGGGGAGTCCGTGGCCCCATCCTTCCCGCGCTCTTCAGCAAGGATTCGGTGGGAGGGGTGGGCGGACAGAATCGTGTGCACGATACGCTCCTCGGCGCGTCGATCTGCGTCGGTCACCAGGTTGGTCGCCGCCTTATAGTCGATCCGAAAACCGGTTTTGGCATGGTCCAGTAGCACGGTTCCGGCTGCTTCGGCTGCTCGAATCGCGGTCGTCAGATACAAGTTATGCTCTTCTGGGGAGAGAGGCTTTGATGTATGCATAGGCGCCCTATCCTAGCACGAGTCGCATTCAAGCGACGAATGGAGGGCGCATTTTTCTGCTAAATCATTGTAAGTGCATGATAAATAACAGGAGTGAAAACGCTTGTTCTTGTATGGCAAGGCTTGATTAGGCATTGTATGCATTCTGAATACATGTGCGTATGATGCGATCAAATAGTTGTTTTGAGTGACTTGACAGAAAATGAATCACTTGCTATAAAGCAAGTATGCTTTGTTGAGGACTTGCTTGTGGAAGAATTAACCGACATTCTGGTGGGGCTTGAGCAGCGCATCAGTGCCTACCGGAATCGCTACCAGGAGCTTGAGAAGAAGCGGCGGCGTCTCGACGACGAAATCGCGATGATCAAGAAATACCTGGAGCTGGCGGAGACCCTGTATCGCGTCGAAGCCGATAAGGCCAAGCTGGCGAGTCTCTCCAGTCAGATCATCACCGACGAAAAAGGTATTCGCCCGCTGCCGGTGACGGATGTCACGGATCAGTCGCGTGAGATCTTGCTTGGAAAAAGCAAGTATGTCGGGAAGAGTGTGCCTGAGGCCGCCTATCAAATTCTCCGCGAAGCCAGCCGGCCGATGCACGCGAAGGAGCTCCTGCAGCGGTTGTTGGAAGGTGGGTTACAGATAAAGGGGAAGACGCCGTTGACGTCCGTGGCGACGTCGTTAAAGCGAGATAAACGATTCCAGAAAGTCGGGCCGAACACGTTTGCGGTAATGACTCAGGAACTGACAGCGGTTGTATGAGTGGGTGGAAGAGAAGTTCACGTCAACTCTAAATGTGTGAAGGGAGGTGAGAATCTTGGCAACGAAGAAGGCAGCGAAGAAACCAGCGAAGAAGGCAGCGAAGAAGAAGTAAGTCCTGCCAGGATTTACACGCCGGGGGTAAGGCCACTTACCTCCGGCGTTTTTTTATGCCTAAAAGCAACCATAGCCTTGCGGGTCTAGGCCTGAGGGGGGTACACGTGTTGCGGATACTAGGCGGAGTGATTAGATCGCAAGGGACGGTGCAGGGCGAAGGAGCCCCAGTGACGTGCGGGGTTCAGGTGCAGTAACGGCATGCTCTCCGGTGATGAGCGCCCACTTGTCGCGCTGAGCGAGGATTTGCTCGACGAGTCGAGTGTGCATCGCATGGCCTGAGCGTTCGGCGACGACATGACCGATGAACGGGAAGCCAAGCAGCGCGATATCGCCGATCAGGTCCAGGACTTTATGCCGGACGAACTCGTCTGGGAAGCGCAAGCCTGCTTCGTTCACGACACCGTCTTTAGACAGGACCACCGTGTTATCCAGTGTTCCGCCTTTTCCGAGACCTCGTGCCCACAGCGCTTCCACCTCGTGTAAAAATCCGAAGGTGCGCGCCGTGGCAATATCCTGCTCGAATGCCGTGGCGGAGCACGTGTAGGTGTAGGACTGAGTCTGGATCAACGGATGATCATAGTGAATGGAGTAGGTGATTTTCGGGGTTGCCGATGGCTCGATCCGGACGCGCCGCGTTCCATCAACGACCTCAATGGGTTGTGTGATTTTCACGTAGGATTGGCGACGGGTCTGCGGGATGACGCCAGCCGCGCGAATCAGGCGTACGAACGGGCTTGCGCTGCCATCCAATACGGGAACTTCGCCCGCGTTGACTTCCGCGTACACATTATCGACTTCCATGCCGACCAGCGCCGACAGAAGGTGTTCAATGGTCTTGACTTGATGGCCGTTGACGCTGATCGCGGTGCAGAGTTCGGTTGGCACCTTATTGGAAATAGCGGCAGGGAGGAGGGTCTCCTCCGATCCGTTCCGATAGATGAAGATGATACCGGTATTGGGGGGGGCAGGACGAAGTGTCAGCGTGACCGGTTGGCCGGAGTGGAGTCCGACGCCTGAGCAGGAAACTGGTGATCCGATCGTTTGCTGAAACCGCACGGTGCCTCCTCCGTAGTGTGTACTTCCATATAGGCAATGATTGTGCCATTCAGGGTTGTGATCATATATTGTTGATAAATAATAGATTATATTGATTTGTTTGAAGTAATCACTGTTGTGAAATTAACACAATTGTATCTTTTGGCTGTGGAGTCAATGATCCGAAGTGATTGGTTTTCAATGGGTTACCTCATCGTGCTCAGTTGGGTCCTCGGGGAAACCATGTGTTTTCTACATCAGCTTCGGAACCGGTAGGTGTGTCCGATGCTCGTCGTCAGCTTTTGTTATGGTCGCGGTTCGAGTTCGATGAGTCCCTTCCGAATAGCCAGAATCGCGGCTTGAGTCCGGTCATAGACCTGAAGTTTGTGAAAGATATTGCGTACGTGGTTCTTAACCGTCTTCTCGCTGAGGTCCAGGCTGTTGGCGATTTCTTTGTTGGTCTTGCCGTCTGCAACCAGACGAAGCACGGTGATTTCCCGTTCGGTCAGATCGTGCTCGACCCACGTCGGCTTCTTGCCCTTTTTCTGTGACATGAGGGAGAACTCGGCCAGGATCTTACTAGCGACCGACGGATGAATCAGCGACTCACCGCGGTAGATTGCCCGGATGGCAGCCACGATTTGTGACGATTCCGAGTCTTTCAGCAGATAGCCGGTGGCACCGGCGCGCACTAGATCGAAGATGTATTGCTGTTCTTCGTACATCGTCAGCGCCACGATACCCATGTGAGGGAATTCCCGCTTGATCTGTCGGGTGGCCTCGATGCCGCCCATGCGGGGCATGCTGACGTCCATGAGGATGACATCCGGCATGAGGGTCTTGGTTTTCTCCACGGCATCCGCGCCGTCCTGCGCTTCGCCCACCACGTTGATGTCTTCTTTGGTTTTGAGGATGGCTGCCAGGCCTTCGCGCACCACGCGGTGATCATCGGCGATCAGGACTTTAATTTTTTCCATGACGAATCGTCTCCTTGTCGGCTAGTGGGATTCGCAGCACGATGCGCGTGCCGCGCCCTTTCTTCGAATCGATCGTGGCTTCCCCGCCCACCAGCCGTGCGCGTTCCAAGATGCCGCGAATGCCGAAGTGATCCCACTTTTCGGGATCGCGAAGGACCGCATCCATGTCGAATCCGATCCCGTTGTCGGAAATGGTCACTTGTAACAGGTCAAGTCGAATGTCGAGTTGCACCGACACGCGCTTGGCTTTCGCATGCTTTTGTACGTTACTCAAGGCCTCTTGCACGATCCGGAACAAAAAGATCTTGGTGCGTGGGAATAAGATCGTTTCGTCTCCGGTCACGGAGAAAGCCGTCTTGATATGGTACTGGGTTTCGTACGACTTGAGGTAATTCGTCAACGCCGGGATGAGCTCCATCTTGTCATATTGGAGCGGGCGTAGATTGAAGATAACCTGTCTGGCTTCCTGGATGGCCAATTTCAGCTGGGCTTTGGATTCACGGATCGTGGCCAGACTGGCCTTGGGATTTTTGCGCAGCAGTTCTTGAGACAGTTCCAGTTTGAAATTGACGCCGGCCAGGCTCTGTACGAGCCCATCGTGAATTTCGCAGGCAATGCGTGTTCGTTCCTCCGTCACCGCCGCACCGGTCTCCTTCACGTATAAGCGGTACAGCGACTGGTACTTGTTCAGTGCTTTCTCGATGTCGGCGGTGGCGCGGATCCGAGCTTCGATTAACTGCCACATGAATTTAGCGCTGGCACCACCGATGACCGACACGCCCATGCGACGAATGTCCTGGAGGTATTCGCCGACCTCAGGGTTGCCCGACACATCGATGACCAGATCGACCGGTCCCATTTTGAGCAGTTGGCGATAGTTGCGGGTCACCCGGATGTGCAGGCGTTTGGCGAGGCCGAGGCCTGGTGCCTGGTCGCTGATGTCTGCCACGCCGACGATACGGACCAATGGATCGTTGGCGAAAATCTCCATCAAGGCGGTGCCGCCGCGACCTGCGCCGATGATGACGACATGTGTGGCCCCGGGCGATCGCCGTTTGCTGGGCCGCGAGGCTGTTCGTCGGTTGCGGGTGATTCTGGTTGTCGCCATGGGTTCAGAACATGTCGAGAGAGCGCAAGCCTCTCCTCAATTGGTGCCCATCCTGCCTAGACCTTAACTGAGCGGACTGATCCGAAACAGCGAGGAGAGGGGAGAGGCTAACGCTCCCGGCGCTGCTGGGCCAGGGCTTTGATCTCTTCCATGAACTGGTCGATATCTTTGAACTCTCGATACACGGATGCGAATCGTACGTAAGCGACCTGATCGAGCTGGGACAGTTCTTTCATGACTTCTTCCCCGACGGCGGTGCTCACAATCTCGGTCTCACCCATGTCCTGGATGCGCTTTTCGATGCGATCAGTGACGGTTTCGATGGTCGCGGTGCTGATCGGCCGCTTTTCGCACGCCTTCTTGAGCCCGGAGACGATCTTGCTCCGATCGAACGGTTCCCGTCGCCCGTCTTTCTTCACAACGGCGGGCATGGTTTCTTCGACTCGTTCGTAGGTGGTGTAGCGTCGTTTACACGACAGACATTCGCGCCGCCGCCGGATGACCTCGCCTTCCTTGGCCATCCTCGAATCGACAACTTTGTCCTCGACATCGTCGCAGAAAGGACACTTCACTGGCGAACGTCCTGCCTAAGCGGGAGACGAATCGTAGGCATGAAAGATGGGAAAACGATTACACAACGTCTTTGCTTGCGCCCGCACCTCGGCGTGCACCTGTGGGTCCTGGTGATGTTGCAACACGCGATCGACGAGCGCCACGATCTCACGCATCTCCGCTTCGCGCATGCCGCGCGTCGAGACGATGGGGCTGCCGATCCGGATGCCACTGGCCGTGGCCGGCGGTTTTTCGTCATAAGGGACAGCGTTCTTGTTGACGATGATGCCGGAGGCATCCAAGGCGGCATCGGCTTCTTTGCCCGTGATGCCTTTGTTGGTCAGGTTCACCAGCATCAGATGGGTATCGGTACCCCCGGACACGATCTTGTATCCTCGGTCGACCAGCCCTTGCGCCAGGGTGCGGGCGTTGGCCAGCACCTGTTGCTGGTACCGTTTGAATGCCGGAGAGAGCGCTTCTTTAAAAGCGACCGCTTTGGCGGCAATCACATGCATGAGGGGGCCGCCTTGCAGACCCGGGAAAATAATCTTGTCGACGGCTTTCGCGTATTCGGCCTTGCACATGGTGACGCCGCCGCGCGGGCCGCGCAGGGTCTTATGTGTCGTGGTCGTGACGAAATCCGCATAGGGAACGGGATTAGGGTGTAAACCGGCTGCGATCAATCCGGCAATGTGTGCGATATCGACTAGCAGG from Nitrospira sp. encodes:
- a CDS encoding DUF4412 domain-containing protein, producing the protein MRMVMLGLAGGILLTAVAAVVSASDFEGLMLLNETSDGATMQQQWFLKGDKLRFEETGPDADKGALIFDAKKKIMYSLQHDERMYVEIPTGETSQVPPERSEDVVIVKTGKRDQAAGYSCDIYHTKDKSDGSTGELCIARGIGNAAMLGMMSAQAGGASLLPGWMRELFKDGGFPIKGVDRDAKGNEEARWEVIKIEKKSLDDRLFLPPADYKKQDMAVIRQPFDGAMKEGRSPADR
- a CDS encoding mechanosensitive ion channel domain-containing protein, giving the protein MSFLDVFVRGDFINPATWVGAVFYACFFILVAWFLARTIKLGVRRAGVLLKHQAASTLLIRLGQIVVYTLAVIFYFHTIPQLHSVGTALLASAGVTSILFGFAAQTTLSNLVSGFALLFYHPFEVGDRVQLSAPTGLETGVIDAMTMGYILVKTGDGRDIVVPNSVAAVQIVVKLAS
- a CDS encoding glycerophosphodiester phosphodiesterase family protein, which encodes MWKARSFHADFVEIDLRATNDGHLVLLHDETIDRTTNKPGHVAELSLEQIQRLDAGNWQRVPTLEEALDIAGGAIGMILELKVEGIGNEACAIVKRTGFPGTLIYASFLISELRRLRQVDPEAKLMVLHPRHLPQDPVADVVAVAATHVGLHYSTVTPLLLQTYHNLGTQVFTYTVNERHDIQRMREMGVDGIVSDFPDRI
- a CDS encoding CBS domain-containing protein, with the translated sequence MLVQDVMSTGVVTARRNESVRSVVTKMLSRHCGAIPVVEDGELLIGLVTLRDVLIPLYPNYGEYIHDNVHSRDFIEMEDAYADVLTQRVEEVMSVNPLTVTPRTPVLEAASYMGVKNFRRIPVVEKGTLVGMVSVGDINRGLFFERGHAALEHQRAAQPSGY
- a CDS encoding 4a-hydroxytetrahydrobiopterin dehydratase, which codes for MSLADKKCIPCRGGVPPLPAERTESLLQELGRGWSLNTQGHLERLYTFKDFAQSLDFANKVGVVAEAEGHHPDLYVAWGKCKVEIWTHKINGLTESDFYLAAKADREFDPFRAGA
- a CDS encoding RiPP maturation radical SAM C-methyltransferase; translated protein: MSNVQVQVALVNMPFSFSKYPSIQLGTLSALLKSRGVAVDCHHLNVRFAHKIGIPLYESICEKRALFGEWLFSYLLFRDNPQRADYPRVFKPVFEQIARESGQPVSFFEEMATRTAPQFLTGAMTGIDWGQYKIVGFTSTFDQNVASLTMAKLIKDLYPDVTIVFGGANYDGEMGLEYFRAFPFIDHVVVGEGEVTFPALVDHVLSGSIGPCPKGVTYRENGEIRYEPNTALFTEFAHTGPPDYDDYYHLLAELGTEASRGLDRILLYEGSRGCWWGEKHHCTFCGLNAQSMKFRAKSSEQVAREMAFLSSRYDTTRFRLVDNIIDMKYVEHLFGSFAQERRDLDVFIETKSNLQKSQIRTLAVGGVKCMQPGLESLSLTQLKAMDKGVTPMQNLVCLKWCFYYRVAVSWNILLGFPGETNDDYRRQIALLPSLFHLQPPEGAGKFWLERFSPYYTRPHEYGIRIAGPGMAYSHVYDSRQVDLAKIAYDFEYELDQWSVDPEVFQELMSVVEEWQRRAASADKPFLYYSKAFDYVTVYDGRTMTPTRERFDWPASLFIDLCSEAPKSLEHLRSAVRERGDVGSAADGVIQESLERLTAKRILYEERGKYFTLAIPEHPYY
- a CDS encoding arsenosugar biosynthesis-associated peroxidase-like protein — protein: MDCYYHSKDLGKFGDMGKGNPVLWEKFMSYYSAVFADGALTEREKALIALGVAHAVQCPYCIDAYTQACLEKGSNIEEMTEAAHVACAIRGGASLVHGVQMRNVAEKLSM
- a CDS encoding inositol monophosphatase family protein, with the protein product MHTSKPLSPEEHNLYLTTAIRAAEAAGTVLLDHAKTGFRIDYKAATNLVTDADRRAEERIVHTILSAHPSHRILAEERGKDGATDSPYCWIIDPLDGTTNFAHGFPFYSVSIGLEYEGECIVGVVFDPMRRELFTGALGQGAYLNGERLRVSTIETLDQSLLVTGFAYDIRDTTNNNLDHFARLSLRAQGIRRTGSAALDLSYVAAGRFDGYWEVKLSPWDMAAGIVILREAGGTVSGFSKGRFSLYEQELVATNGRIHDHLLRAINQQPDPH
- a CDS encoding winged helix-turn-helix domain-containing protein, which translates into the protein MEELTDILVGLEQRISAYRNRYQELEKKRRRLDDEIAMIKKYLELAETLYRVEADKAKLASLSSQIITDEKGIRPLPVTDVTDQSREILLGKSKYVGKSVPEAAYQILREASRPMHAKELLQRLLEGGLQIKGKTPLTSVATSLKRDKRFQKVGPNTFAVMTQELTAVV